A single window of Oerskovia paurometabola DNA harbors:
- a CDS encoding alpha/beta hydrolase family protein, whose translation MTLVLHDELFDAQLVRALAYTAQGGAEIGECLETARRITRTDGNQWYDEWSATAARVEKAAEESDIAGHRASARGAWLRASNYYRTAGLFLMGAPVDDRFRESSRRQTETFRKGAALLDLPPDVLEIGFEGGTLPGYFYRAADDGRPRPTVLLVDGYDGTAEELYFANAVAALDRGYDVLAFDGPGQGSVILDQGIAFRPDWETVVSAVVDHALTLDEVDPQRIVVHGWSFGGYLAPRAATGEHRLAACVADSGPYDLFDTVAAKFPSLLAGHLGDDHGAALRVVETALHQLLKKPSAGWALRRNLWVHGVRDPLDFVRMSRDYTLRGREHLIRCPVLVCRTVGDDLSVSSRTLAENLTCPTEYVELGPGDGVTGHCEMTGRGVFHRRVYDWLDETLGYDGTPA comes from the coding sequence ATGACCCTGGTCCTTCACGACGAGCTCTTCGACGCGCAGCTCGTCCGAGCGCTCGCGTACACCGCGCAGGGCGGCGCGGAGATCGGTGAGTGCCTCGAGACCGCCCGCCGCATCACCCGGACCGACGGGAACCAGTGGTACGACGAGTGGTCCGCGACCGCCGCGCGCGTCGAGAAGGCTGCCGAGGAGAGCGACATCGCAGGCCACCGGGCCAGTGCCCGCGGTGCCTGGCTGCGCGCCTCGAACTACTACCGCACGGCTGGGCTCTTTCTCATGGGGGCGCCCGTCGACGACAGGTTCCGCGAGAGCTCGCGCCGTCAGACCGAGACCTTCCGCAAGGGGGCCGCACTCCTGGACCTTCCCCCGGACGTGCTCGAGATCGGTTTCGAGGGCGGGACGCTCCCCGGCTACTTCTACCGGGCCGCCGACGACGGACGCCCGCGTCCCACGGTCCTGCTCGTCGACGGCTACGACGGCACGGCCGAGGAGCTGTACTTCGCGAACGCGGTCGCGGCGCTCGACCGGGGGTACGACGTCCTCGCGTTCGACGGCCCGGGTCAGGGCAGCGTGATCCTCGACCAGGGCATCGCGTTCCGGCCGGACTGGGAGACCGTGGTGAGCGCCGTCGTCGACCACGCGCTGACCCTGGACGAGGTGGACCCGCAGCGCATCGTGGTGCACGGCTGGAGCTTCGGCGGCTACCTCGCGCCCCGCGCCGCGACCGGGGAGCACCGCCTCGCGGCCTGCGTCGCCGACAGCGGACCGTACGACCTGTTCGACACGGTCGCTGCGAAGTTCCCCTCGCTCCTGGCAGGCCACCTCGGCGACGACCACGGGGCCGCTCTCCGGGTCGTCGAGACCGCGCTGCACCAGCTCCTCAAGAAGCCCTCGGCGGGCTGGGCGCTGCGCCGGAACCTGTGGGTGCACGGCGTACGCGACCCGCTCGACTTCGTCAGGATGTCCCGTGACTACACGCTGCGCGGGCGTGAGCACCTCATCCGTTGCCCGGTGCTCGTGTGCCGCACCGTGGGCGACGACCTGTCGGTCTCGTCCCGGACCCTCGCCGAGAACCTCACGTGCCCGACCGAGTACGTCGAGCTCGGCCCCGGGGACGGCGTCACGGGCCACTGCGAGATGACCGGCCGAGGGGTCTTCCACCGGCGCGTGTACGACTGGCTCGACGAGACCCTCGGATACGACGGCACCCCCGCGTAG
- a CDS encoding cupin — MTNLELLTDAHLTRARDGDNGRSAEVVLHDGVLRQTIIAILAGVELGEHNSPPAASIQVLRGRVRVTALEGDEEVGPGELRVLTHERHAVAALEDSAFLLTTVTSVPTAP, encoded by the coding sequence ATGACGAACCTCGAGCTGCTCACCGACGCGCACCTCACGCGCGCCCGGGACGGCGACAACGGCCGCAGCGCGGAGGTCGTGCTGCACGACGGCGTCCTGCGCCAGACCATCATCGCGATCCTCGCGGGCGTCGAGCTCGGCGAGCACAACTCGCCGCCCGCCGCGAGCATCCAGGTGCTGCGTGGCCGCGTCCGCGTCACGGCGCTGGAGGGCGACGAGGAGGTCGGTCCGGGCGAGCTGCGCGTGCTCACGCACGAGCGGCACGCCGTCGCCGCCCTGGAGGACTCGGCGTTCCTCCTGACGACGGTCACGAGCGTGCCCACGGCTCCCTGA